The DNA region ATATTCGTGGAGTTCATCGgctattggagaagatcaatATCAACCACAACTCATGACTAATTGCGGGTTTTCTAGGTCCATAACACTAACTAATTTAATTACTGTGCCCTGcacgagttttttttttcccataaaTAACAATGAGGAGTTgagtttctttttccttcctaagTTGATTGACTTGAACGGCTGCAATTTCCCTGATATCATTCAAACTAGCAAGCTAGTTGCCCTGGAATCTTGTACGGTAACGTCAAGAAGATCATAGTCTTAGAAAATGTAGGATCCAAATAAGATCGATCTATTCTTACGCGTGTATCTCAGTGCGCTGAAAAACAATTCCTATGTCTAGCTAGCTGCCAGATTCAGCGGAAAAGACTTAGCATTAATCGACTCTTTGTGTCACAATCAACTGAGTAGCCATGAAATTATAATCTCTTTGGACCGCACGCCACCCCAGTCCCTTTCTCTTTTGATCGAGACCAATATGAAAGGGGATAATGGGTGGGAAGACTTGgactttgaaaaaaaatgaactttGTCGTGTTTGATACACCCGAATGAAACGCAAGGAATGGAATCGACCATACAAAATGCAACTATTTGTATGGTCAATTCcattcttttcctttcattcATGCGTACCAAACATGGTCTTAGAAGATTCAATCTAACGCAGAGAAATAGGATCTGAGAGTGACCTGATGATCTGTCCATTCATTTCGAAGCTGAAACAGTAGGGAGATCATATGGACTAGTAATTTGTTCCTCATCAAACTCCATATGGTTAATTTTTGTTAAACTGTGATTAGTTTAATCAGGAGCTAGCTTgtactttttctattttaaaacATCGGCTTgtttaatttcaaaatgtgattttaaaatcacactttaacttaattatacccacaacaaaataaaataactcatacaaagtcaaagggtgggccctatacataatcatttataccactctttttcaaaatcaaaatctgattttaaaatcatattttgaaaccaaacacagtATTATAATCTTCTTGTTCATGCTTCAATAACAATCTTCCATGGGTGACCGAACATAAATTGCCACTACTGGGGAGAGGCAGAGGACGAGGGAATGGAGGAGAGAGCAACAGCTTGACAATCATGTTTTCTGTCTGTGGATTGTTGGGGAAGCTGTAAAGCTGAAGGGCATTTTTTGTATTGAGCGTGCACTTTCCCGGGAAAATTATGCTTCATCTAGTAAGACATGACTTCAAGCTCATCAAAGTGCACTCAAGACTATGAGATTGAACAACGCCTGATTAGGTATTTTTCACGATCAAGTGACTGAAGATGTTTTCTACTTTGTCTGCTGAGGTCTCTGTCCCTATTCCAATTCATTTTGCAATCGTGAGATTAAGATCACATTATTCCCTAGTGGATCTTACTTCATTGCATGAAGTCAAGCACGGGTAGTCACTAGCATGTACATCTTCGGGAAGAGTAGTGCGATAATAATGGATGAATCTCGGGAAGTGAATGAAGTGAGGCAAATATTGTGGAAATTGATGTGCTTTCTTTGTCTCGCTGATCTGTTCTTTGTACGAACACATGCAAGAGTTTGGTGACAGATCTACTTTCTACAGTCAGTTTAATGAGCCTAAAACCTGAAGACTACAAAgttcaaatatataaaaataaaacagaaaaccaagaacTGTGGTTTGGGTATACGAAGCACAGTTTAATATGCAGCTCAATAAGGTAAACTGGAGTAAAAACTTGATCACTTTGGTCCGCAGAGATAGTATCGAGAAATTTATTAGATCAAAATCGCCAGTCGAAATGCATATTGTTGAAAGAAATGCAGTCAAAACGAGCAGCAGCATGGCCATTTTGTATCCACAACTTAATGACGAGGCATCAAACCTGTGTCCTACtgattagatatatatatatgggtttgtttgttttttaaaaaattttcaattcaactatacttatctttaattcaacaacataatcattacttttttttaatcattcaattcaatttttaatattaaattctctcaactattcattattttttcacaattcaataatacaattattactttctctcaactatttattactttttcatacttttttttttcataattcaacaatacaatcattacaaaccaattaaaaccaaaactcaactcaactcaactctaaatccaaacacactcatATAAATTGGCCCAGCGAGCTCCTCCCTTTGTTTTCATGCTTATACGGGACTCGAACACTAGCAGAGCTTAGTATTACAGTCTGAAGAAAATTTTTCTTCACGTTTgcgaaaaaattaaaatgcgATATTACTCAAATGACTCAACAAATTTGACTATGTAAAATCCTATAGCATCTTATGATCGGAGCGATGATAATATGCAACAATTTCTGATAGATATGCATTGTTATTGTTATCGAACGCACACAGAGCTGTAACATCCCGGGCCTTTTGCAATTATGTATTCGCTTCTCTCATGTCCATATATTCCTCTCATTTGGTTTAGTGTTGTTAAACTCCTCTTGTTAATTGTTCGCAGACGCCTTATCAGTTAATTAGGAACTACTTTGTAATGTATTCAGTCTTTTTGAAGGAAAGTGGCAGCTGCTTGCTCGCGACATAGATAATTTTTCCGGACCTCCTTTTCACCATAATCTTACTGACAACAGTCAAGCCATGGATAAATCAAATGTTGAAATACATTTAATGAATTAACTCATTGTCTCTTCCCTTATATTTCTAACTTCAAGCACTTAAGTTGCAGCCTGAATACGTTCATCCCTTTGATTCACACTGTTCACATTGTTTCCTCATGAAGGTAACAGCGTGAAGACATCCGTTTGTTCTCCAACTCGATGTTGGGGAATACGTCTCCAAGATTAACTCCAACAGGAAACCTTTTAGGATATCAGAATCGTTAATAGAACTGAAATGGTTCTCTTCTAATTGAGGACGGCCAGGTTAGGTACCAGCGGCATAATCGATAGCATTCATCATTGGCTTCACCAAGAAACTTGGCAATTCTGGAATATTCCATCAACGCAATAGGTGATATCAAGCGTGGATTCAtgttaaaatagaaaatactGGCCTGTTTGAGATGTTTAATAGCTAAATGTACGAGACGGAGGAGATTATTGctgttatatatatgaaagtttCTGCtggaacaaaagaaaatttcatccATCTATGCGACTAGTGTTCAAATTTTGTTCATCTTTTGTGGGCCGCTTTTTCAATCCCTAACAAGCTTCTGTCATCTTTCTATAGGGACTATTCCAATAGAAACTTCAATTTCAGCAAAGTTACCATGAAAAGTGAAACGTATTAGCGAAAAGACAGGATTAAACATATTCAGCATGCCAGAGatatatctctctctcttacaaAGTTAAGATCCCAGCAGTCACTGCTTTGCCACTTACTTTTCTGTGACAAGGCAACTTGTatggtaatttttaaataaccCCAACTTCATGACAAAATTTGtaacaaaaatcaaaattgatcTGCTAAAACTGCATGCACCACATTTATTAATCTAAGTAGCATTAACTGCAGTATGTGAAAGAGATCTTCTGAGAACTGATGAAATGTTGCATTGTGATCAATATGACAAGCGCCTATCTCTCACACTCTGATTCTCCTCCTACGAACTTGAAGAACATCCCATGCCTTCTCCAATTCTGCTGCCGCTTCTCCAATATCCATCCTCTCATTTGGTTGCGCAGCTGAGCACATGAGCCCGACTTTAAGGACTGAGAGCAAGCTCCGTTTGAGATCGCCTTGCACTCTTCCTAAGCAAAGCAATGGGTCCAGCACCTGATCCAGCCCATCAGGAAGAGATCTCTCCACAAATCCACGGAGGCCAAACTCACCACTGAACATGGGCTCAGTTGGTCTCTTGCCTGTGAACAGTTCGAGCAAGAGAATCCCAAAGCTGTAGATGTCCCCTCGTGTCGATACCTCACCACCAACACCATACTCTGCATCAGGAATAAGGGCCTTAGAGTTTACCAGTTTATGAACACTACTGTTGCAATGTACATTCATCAACCTGGAGTATGGAACCTCTTCCATCACCGAAAGCTATTTTAGGTGGGCTGGTGGCTATAATATTGTTGGGGAACTTTATATCTGTTTgtgtataatataatagaGATTGTTTGGAAGTCACTCTGAAGTCTTATATAAGATGATGAAAATAAACAGTAGATCAGTTTTACCTGGTGCAACATAGCCGACTGTACCTCTGATCCCAATCGAACTACTCTGTGTTCCCGATGCTTTGACAGCTAGAAACTTTGCTAGGCCAAAATCACTTACATGTGCAGAAAAATCACTGTCGAGAAGAACATTGCTCGGCTTCAGGTCAGAGTGAATAATGCCACTGTGGCACTGATGGTGGAGATAGTCCACTGCTGTAGCCACATCAATGGCTATGCCCAACCTCTGAATCACACTTAACCTCATGTTATTGTCACTCCCTCCCATCTCGTTTGGGACTGGATGCAGCCATTTCTCGAGGCTCCCGTTGGGCATGAACTCAAATATTAGAGCCTTGAAGTCTTCTCGTTGGAAATCAATGCCCGAGCAAGAAGTGATGATCTTGACAAGGTTCCGATGCCGAATGTTCCCCAATGCTTCACATTCCGCCATGAAACTCTTGCTCGCTCCATGCTCCTTAAGTTTGAGTACCTTCACAGCCACAATCTGTCCGTTGCTAGGTAGAACGCCTTTATAGACTGCACCAAAGCTTCCTTCACCAATCATGTTGGTAGGAGAGAACCCATTTGTCGCTCGTGAAAGTTCAACATAAGATAGCTTGGGGTGATGATCCTCAATTGGAGAAGTGAAGGCAGTTCTGCTTTCCAACCTTTTCGAACGATAAAGAACTATGGCAATGATTCCTACTAACAGGAAGAAAATGGAGACTACGACAGTGATCACCATAACTGTCCTTTGAGATGATGTTTTTCTCTTTGTTGCTCCCCCTTTACATATTGGCAACTGCAAGGAGGGAGGTCCTCCACAGATGTCATTGTTTCCTACAACTGAAACCGCACTATGGTTACGAAAGATTCCTTTGTTTGGGACTTCGCCCTCAAACTTATTGAAGGAAAGATCAATGGCCTCGATGGAAGGGAGGTCGGCTAGAAACCGGGGGAATTGCCCCGAAAAATTGTTTCGAGAAAGATTGAGTAACTTCAGACCTCGTAGGTTTGACATAGATGGTGGAATGGTTCCACTGAATTGGTTGGCTCCCAAATAGAGGTATTCCAGCACCAGACAATCACCCATAGCGGGTGGGATTTCTCCAGACATGTTGTTCTCCGATACATTTAATGTCTCGAGATTCGCTAGTTTACCAACCAGAGATGGAATTGGACCAGTTAAATGGTTACCCGCCAATGTTAGAGTTGAGATTGAAGAAAGGCCAAAGAGTTCTAGGGGAACCACACCAACTAGGAGATTGTCATTTAAACGTAGTGAATTCAGTTGTGTGCAGTTCCTTAGAGAAGCTGGTATGGTTCCCTCCAGCCAATTGTTTCCAAGGTGGAGATCAGAGAGTGAAGTCATGTTGCCAAGGGAGGATGGAATCCCTCCTGAGAGATTATTCTCACTGAGTTCGACTATCTGCAACTTTGAGAGTTTCCCGATGGAGCTGGGAATATTCCCTGTAAGCATGTTTTCCTCCAGCGCAAGACGCTGCAAATTTACAAGGTTCCCTATACCAGAAGGTGTGGGTCctgatatgaagtttgagctGAGAAAAAGCGTGGTCAAATTGGAGGAGAAATTTGCAAGAGAATCTGGCAGGGTGCCCTTAAGTCTATTTTCACTAGAAGACACCACTTGTAGTTTGGTGCAGTTGGTTAAGGAGGTAAGGAAACTGAAATCATCCCCTTCTTCAGTTCCTAGATTGTTTACCTCAAAACTAAGCCATTCCAAATTCTCAAGGCCCCCCAAGTCCGCTGGGATCGGCCCTATGAGGGCGTTCACACCAAAATCGATTGCTACAGCTCGAGAAGCATTGGTTATTGAGCTTGGAACCAGTCCTGAAAATCCATTACTACCGACAGTCAACAATTGTAGTTCCGGTAGAGCTAGGAACACATCAGATGGAAGGGACCCTATGAGATTGTTTTCAATAACTGAGAAGGTGACAATGGATGAGATATTATATAGAGAGGTAGGAATATGACCAGTAAGATTGTTAGCTCCTAATTGAAGATCTGTTAGGTTGGACAGATATCCGAGTTGCTGCGGTATGCTTCCTTGGATGTGATTTATGCCTAGAGAAAGATAGGTTAGAGCAGAGAGATTCCCCAGCGCAGAAGGGATTTCACCGGTGAAGCCATTCGAGGAGAGCTCTACTTGGGTGAGCTTCAACAGAGAACCAAGCTCATCTGGGATCCGCCCTGTGAGATTGTTGCCATCCAAATATAGGGCCAAGAGGTCTGCACAATTACTCAGGTTTCTAGGCAGCTCTCCTTGGAAAGAATTGTTGGTGAGATGAAGACCCTTTAGCCTCGACAACCGACCGATCTCCTGGGACAGTACCCCATTTAAGTGATTACCTTCAAGGTCAAGGACTCTTAGGAAGGTGAGATTCCAGACGTGAGGAGACAGAGGACCCACCAGCCGAAGGGATGGGAGTCGAAGAGCAGTCACACGCTGATGCTTCTTGCCGCATGTAACTCCAGTCCAAGCACAGAAGTGGATTGAATCGTTCCAAGAGCTGAGAGCATTAGATGGATCGGAGGTTATCTGACCTTTGAAGGCCAGCAACGCTTGGTGGTCTGTCACATTGGTAAGACTGAAAGCGGTAATTCcagtagcagcagcagcaaataCATGGTAGAGGATGATCACGAGAGCCTGGATTTTCAGAAAGCAATTTGGTTTCTTCAGAATCATGTTTATGAGGGTGTAGTGTTGGAGTTGTAACAATTGATAAAGGGAAAGCTGAAGTGCATACCAATATACCATCCGtgctgctatatatatatatatatatatatatatatggtttaaTTGTATAGGTAGTCAAAAAAGTTTCATGGATGTTTGAGATtggttcaaaatatttttttggtaacttgttggtataaaaagtttcaaaaccattTCAATGTAATGCATTGCGTCAATTGCCcatgacgccgttaacatttgcTGACATGGTGCGTCCTAtatgtcacttttgttacatAGAActaatcatagtgcgccacgttaTTTAAGAGGatataaaatctgaaaaagttcaataaaaatatagaaaataataaaaaatacaaaaaataaaaaatttagaaaaataattttaaaaatttaaaaaaattaaaacttttaagtattttaaaaatttttagtatttaaaaacttttaaaataatttttttaaattttttctctaatttttagtattttatgtatttttattggactttttcagattttatatcctcttaaatgacgtggtgcactatgattggttccacatAATAAAAGTGACATGTAGGACGcgtcacgtcagcaaaatgttaacggcgtcatgggcaattgacggaatgcacTACATTGAAAcgtttttgaaactttttgtaccaaataattaccaaaaaaatattttgaaccaacttgaaatattcatgaaattttttagacCACCGGTgtaattaatcatatatatatatacactatagTCGTGGAGACTATGTGTTGCACGGGATAATATGTGATCTTTTTCTTTACCAATTTtatcattatataaaatatttgttatGAATGGTTGGAAATAGTAATTTACAATCACTAACagtatactatatatatatatatattattaatggtaatttaatttcacaaataagagaaagaaaataattatataaaacatGAGAACTTAAAGAAAGTTTTGAAAATCTAATATTGTCAAGattatccataaaaaaataatgattttttatCTTCAATATTGCCACGAATTATTTGGTGTTACATGTCTTATATCAACACATACATAAAATTGGATAACccaaaaatattataagatCTTATCTATGAGAAACAAAAACTAAAAGATGAAGAACTCTCGCCATGAAAAGCTAGCTGTCCATGTGAGGGTACAAATTCATCAAGTACTCATCCTGGATCCACCACGCTCCGCGTTAGGTGAACTACGGTGGACGGTCCCCACATTGATTTTCTGGATTTCGAACCCACGAACTCTAGGACTTTCATGGGTTCTGATACCATCTCGTTACAAAAGCTAACTGTCCGTGTGAGGGTATAGATTCATCAAGTACTCATCTGGGCAGTCTAATTATAAGCGTCCTAAAATAAACTAGTGTGCATGCGTGTCAAAAATTGTGAAGAACTCTAATGTTAGCAATATTTTTCAGATGCGGATTGGTCATAGTTTATTTGTGGCACCTTCACTATTTATAAagtataattacaaaatataatataaataatacatCATAactatatctataaaaaatatgatttgatttgctttttgaaaagtaaatatataacaCAATTTTACACTATTTTATTTAGATCTTCTCATAAAAATATGatcaattttactttttgaaaatcaaatttacacaattttatttagatcttcccataaaatatttataattttaaaattcaaaaaataagcaatttcataaatctatatatttattttcaaaaattaaaaaattcgtTTTTCAAAAAAGCTTAAAGCCCGAGAAAATAACGATCGGTCTCACGAaactatatttatatcttttaaaaaaattttaaaataaaaataatttttttaaagaaagctaaaaaatagaaaaaagaactctccaaaaataatatatatatataatttttctaaaactcaaaaaattgagaaaatttcattcagaaaCGGAACGCTCTACAGTTATTTGGTCGGATCCACCTCGTATCttcatatagatatattgGAATTTTAAGAAAgttcaaaattatttattgaGGTAATTGCAGAAAAAAGTGGCGACGTTTGTTTGAATTAAAGATCTATCCCAAGTTTCAACTATTGCAAAAAGACCTAAATAATACATGCGTAGGGCAAACGCTATATATAGTCTCTCTGCCTCTATCTAACTTCTTGACTTGGAATAAATTGAGATGTTTTTATTGCTGAAGTTAAGAACAAGCAATGGACTTCAGGACAATGGCATAAGCAGGCGAATCAATATGCACGTTGTAGTTAGTGTGCTAATTCATGAATGCGGAATCTGCTAGATATCAGAGGTGTATTAGCATTCTTTTCATTGCATTCCAAACATTTGATGGCGAGTGCGATGAGATAATCTCATGATTTCCTCTATATATCTTTGGATTATATTTTTGACAAGTCAAATATGACGCCAatttttccctctctttcctatcaaatcaaattaatttactGAAAGTGCCGTTGCATCATGACTTTTCAGACTAAATATCTTTTGTTCAAATGGAGAAGGTTGCAGAAATGTCTTCGGCCAAGCAGACTAGTTATACATTGACACTCCGGGTGAGCTCACACCGGATTTTCATGTTTAGACAGCTGGGCTCAATTAAGGAACAATGAATACAAACAGCTGCCAATTGGTGGCCGGGACGATATTGCCTTGTCTACTCAATTTAACGTGTGCGTAGATCCGCTACCATTTAAGCTGAGACTAGATCCGTTTGGACATCAGAGAGCACTGCGGTGATGTTGATATGAGGTTGTTATGTGAATTCTTCTTCTCCCAAGCTGCAACGCGATGCAGAGGTCTAGCACCTCATTCAGCACGTCAAAAATTGATTGTGTCACAATCGCTTTAGGACCCATAAAATTAACCTCTTGGGGCCGCAGTCCATTCAAGTCTAATGTGTTTTGATCGAGACCAATAAGGACGGGGTAATGTCGGGAAGACTTGGACTTGGGAAAATTAGACATAGAAGATGCATTTTTTCCTCCTGAAAGTGGGATTTGAGGTCGACTTGACTAATTGACCATacatttttggaaaaattacttgaatggtacaaaactttttttaaataatttaatacaaaacgtatcaaattgtttcaatcaagtACAATCCGTCAATTTCCATCGACGCCGTTAGTAATTTCTGACGTAGCACGTGACATGCAAGCCTTATGCACGTGGCTGGATGCCGTTAAGAATATCTGACGTGGTACGTGACGTGGCAACTCTTATGACACGTAGTTGAAAACTTTTAGCATGATGTAACAAATTGGTGTAGAACTTTGTTAAGATGTAACAAATTGGTACAAAActttataaagatataaaaaaatggtacaaaaagttttgtaTGATTTAACAAATTGATACAAATAGCGGAACAAAAGACAACTAcacctaattaaaataataaaaggggaGATCCGTATTGAATGGTGCTTGCATATCCAACGATGCGAAGACTCGTATTACGATAATATGGAGTCATATTACCATGAgcgaaaaaaaatatggtaGTGTGAATTTGCATCATAAATTTTGGTCCCTCTGGATTTCGAAATAAGTATATAAGTTCGAAAGGAAATAttggaagagaaaataaaaggaagatATTTCGTTCCAAAATTTTTTGACGAGATCGTTACGTGCCATATCAGAAATTTTTAGAATGAAAGATCTTCCctctattttctcttccaaTATTTCCTTTCGAGCTTATGTACTTCTCTCGAAATTCAGAGGGACCAAAATTTATGATGTAAATTCATACTCCcagatattttttttgcttgtgATAATATGACTCCATATTATAGTAATACGGGTCTTCCCATCGTTGGATATGCATAGATCCCGCAGCACCATTCAATATGGATCtccccttttattattttaattaggtgTAGTTGCCTTTGTTCCGCAATTTGTATCAATTTATTACATCATacaaaactttttataccattTCGTTACATCTCAATAAAGTTTTGTACCTATTTattacatcttaataaagttttgtaccaatttattatattttaataaggTTCTGTACCCATTTGTTATATCATTCTAAAAGTTTTCAGTCACGTGTCATAAGACTTGCTACgtcacgtgccacgtcagatATTCTTAACTGCATCCAGCCACGTATCATAAGGCTTGTCACGTCATTGCCACGTTAGAAATTCTTAACGGCGTCGACGAAAATTGACGGATTATacttgattgaaacaatttgatatgttttgtatcaaattgttaCAAAAATAAGATTTTGTACCGACCGCATTACAACTTAAAAGGTTTTGTATCATTTAAGTAATTTTCCCTACATTTCTATGCTGAAAATGTAAGAGatgagttttttttccctaagtTATCAATTGGGATATATTCGTGACTCCATTTGATTCCGGAATTAAATTCTACTCCAACTCTACTCTACTCCATTCCACTTCACTTCATtatattatttccttaattcatcaatataatcattactttttttaaataattttctcttatttaataaataaattctctcacatatattttcttctaaCCATTATTATAACCaattttacaataataaattctctaatATACTTTTACATACCAGTGTCGCACGTGCACTCGTTTTTGTTATTTAAGCTTATGGGAATTtacaataatattaattgaaatgaaaaaaatacacTCATTGTTGTAATGTCACACTAAAGAACTTTGTTCTAATGGTTACTTATTGAATATTTATGGGGCAATACGCAACATAAACAGAATGTCGGATAAACATATTAGATGTCTACCTAACAACACCATATCTACCTTCTCCTCTATCTAGTCAATTAAtaaacacatttttttttcacttcaaataaagttactaattaataaaaagttaaGTACTAAAAATAGCTCTTGATGAAAAATCctaaatcaatatatatatatatataataacaaattctCGAGTTAAAATTTCTCGTTGCTATCTGATCAAAAgatcaaaattaatataatcttTTATCACACTATCATGTCATCAAAATTCTAAATCCTCTCATTTAGTCATATTagcattttatattttgtaatttcttttaGAAATTTTGAAGATATAACATCAAAATATCGTTTACCATTAATAATTTAGAGATTTCCGCTATTAATGTATACAATATCTTTACACGGTACGTTAGATATATTCATAACTAAATATTTGTCTCCGAGAATGTTAATATTTGATtgcacaaatatataattttttttcggtaggaaAACGGGGCTAGCGGCCTAAAAGActaagaaaaacaaagatGGGGCTTGGTGActacacaaatatataatttaattgtgAACATAGTCTGTTATTATAGACTTTAAATAGTTGTACATGAAATATTTCGGTATCTTATATAAATAGTATGGCAAAGTATTTGATATCAATTATATTACTTGTACAATAGTTCACtgaaaaaacatatattatacatatagaGGGAGGTCCTCCCATATTCTATAAGAAGTAGCATTACATATTCTTGGATTATATATGTTACATCAGATTTTATATGCCTATAAGAATTATAACTACTCAAACATTACCTGATATATACTTAacttaataaaaaagattGTGTGACTTTCAAGCGAAATAAATTATGCAActggaatttttttaaaaaaattatatgtgcATTACTAGTGCAAATCACGAGTTTTCGcctaatctatatctatttatataaatattaaaaggtGAAGCAACAAGTCGGAATGTGCCACACATGATATAGCATGGCCCTGGTTGTGAGGCATTTCAAGTCACTTCCAATGAGAGTGAGACAATTGGTGCAACATTGTATTGCCACATCGACGGTAGAAGTCGAATAGCCTTGAATACGTAGAAAgtcataaataatatatttatgattACGTTTATAGTAAATTGATTTGATTATTATCAGCTTTAAAAAGAGTATGTTCAAGATAAAAATTCCATTTTTAAAcgctaatatatataaactatggTATATTGTTTATTGTTATCTTTTTGTTGGATGGATGGAATAGAAGATATCTGTAAAGCGATTTTTCAAATTAGAgaagtttttatatatatgttagttgGGAAAATTACTTAGATGATACAAAACCTTTTAAATTGTAATGCCAACTatataaaatcttttttttgtaacaatttggtacaaaacgtataaaaaaaagatgatcTCTGGTCT from Punica granatum isolate Tunisia-2019 chromosome 3, ASM765513v2, whole genome shotgun sequence includes:
- the LOC116198939 gene encoding probable LRR receptor-like serine/threonine-protein kinase At3g47570 → MILKKPNCFLKIQALVIILYHVFAAAATGITAFSLTNVTDHQALLAFKGQITSDPSNALSSWNDSIHFCAWTGVTCGKKHQRVTALRLPSLRLVGPLSPHVWNLTFLRVLDLEGNHLNGVLSQEIGRLSRLKGLHLTNNSFQGELPRNLSNCADLLALYLDGNNLTGRIPDELGSLLKLTQVELSSNGFTGEIPSALGNLSALTYLSLGINHIQGSIPQQLGYLSNLTDLQLGANNLTGHIPTSLYNISSIVTFSVIENNLIGSLPSDVFLALPELQLLTVGSNGFSGLVPSSITNASRAVAIDFGVNALIGPIPADLGGLENLEWLSFEVNNLGTEEGDDFSFLTSLTNCTKLQVVSSSENRLKGTLPDSLANFSSNLTTLFLSSNFISGPTPSGIGNLVNLQRLALEENMLTGNIPSSIGKLSKLQIVELSENNLSGGIPSSLGNMTSLSDLHLGNNWLEGTIPASLRNCTQLNSLRLNDNLLVGVVPLELFGLSSISTLTLAGNHLTGPIPSLVGKLANLETLNVSENNMSGEIPPAMGDCLVLEYLYLGANQFSGTIPPSMSNLRGLKLLNLSRNNFSGQFPRFLADLPSIEAIDLSFNKFEGEVPNKGIFRNHSAVSVVGNNDICGGPPSLQLPICKGGATKRKTSSQRTVMVITVVVSIFFLLVGIIAIVLYRSKRLESRTAFTSPIEDHHPKLSYVELSRATNGFSPTNMIGEGSFGAVYKGVLPSNGQIVAVKVLKLKEHGASKSFMAECEALGNIRHRNLVKIITSCSGIDFQREDFKALIFEFMPNGSLEKWLHPVPNEMGGSDNNMRLSVIQRLGIAIDVATAVDYLHHQCHSGIIHSDLKPSNVLLDSDFSAHVSDFGLAKFLAVKASGTQSSSIGIRGTVGYVAPEYGVGGEVSTRGDIYSFGILLLELFTGKRPTEPMFSGEFGLRGFVERSLPDGLDQVLDPLLCLGRVQGDLKRSLLSVLKVGLMCSAAQPNERMDIGEAAAELEKAWDVLQVRRRRIRV